The Halomonas elongata DSM 2581 DNA segment CAATCTTGCCCAGCGGCTCCGGAAACTGCCGGCCATCGGTGAAACGGGGAACGAAACGCATGTCCGACTCGACTCCTTGTTAGAGGGAGGCCCGAAAAGGGCCGTACTTGTTAGTCTACCCCCGAGTCAGCCATCCGGCGACCACGCCTCATCCGGCTCGTGGGCCAGGAAGCGCGGGCGGCGCTTGGAGGCCGCATAAGGTTCGACGCAGCGGTTGTCACGACGGTTGTAGACGAAAAAGGCGTTGCTGCGCGGATCCGGCGACATGTTGGCGTTGGAGCCGTGCAGGGTATTGCAGTCGAACAGCAGCAGGCCACCCGCCGCGCCGGTGGGCGCTTCGATACCATGTCGGTCGATCAACTCGCGCAGCGCCTGGCGGCTCGGCACGCCGAATTCCTGGGTCTTGAGCGACTGCCGGTGATGATCCTCCGGCGTTTCACCCAGGCACGGCACGAATACCCGGTGTGAGCCGGGCACCAGCATCAGCGGCCCGTTGAAGGTGTGGTTGTCGGTCAGCACGATGGACGCACTCACCGCATGCATGGCGGGCATGCCATCCTCGGCGTGCCAGGTTTCAAAATCGGAATGCCAATTGAAGCCCTTGCCCTCGAAGCCGGGCTTGTAGTTGATGCGCGACTGATGGACATAGGGCTCGCCGCCGAGAATCTGCCGGGCGCGACCCATCAGGCGTTCGTCGTTGGCCAGGCGGCTGAAGACTCGCGACAGGTAGTGCACCGCGAACAGCGAGCGGATCTCGTTGCCCTGCGGCTCGGTGATGGCGAAGTCTCGTCCGCGGAAGTCATCCCGGGCCAGCAGGGCGTTGAGTTCGTGGCGCAACGCCTCGAGTTCCTCGCCTTTCAGGAAGTCCGGCTCGAAGATGAAGCCCTGGCGCTCGAAGGTATCGAGCTGCGCGGCCGAGAGCGGCCCATCGGCCTCCTCTCCCTTGACCACCGGCTCGCGGCGATTGAGCCAGGGAAGATCCAGCGGCTCGCTCAGTCGGGTCGGATAGGGATCCTGCCCCGGACGCGGCGCGCTACGGATCCGGCTGTCGGCCTCGGGTGTCTCCGTGGCGATATGCAGGTTCGCTTGTGGCAGCGGTCGGTTGGACGATGTCTGCACTGACATCCAATACCTCCTTTCAAAGTCGGAATGGGTTCAGATTCGAGCTCGTTACCGACGGCGGTCAGCCGCGGGCGGTCCATTCTGGACCCGCGTGGAGAGGGTGGTGACATTAGGGGCGGTTTTCAAGGGGCAGGCATTTCCATGCCCGACGCATCGGGCATGGATGACCCACCGGCGAACCGGTGGGTCGGGCATGAAAAGGCCTAGTGGGCCTTCATTTCACGGACGATCTCATCACCGCTCAGGCTGGAAGGATAATAGGTCGGCCAGTTCGTGACTTCCTCCAGCAAGGCTTCCCGGTCGTCACCCCAGTAAAGGTGGTAGTGATCGGCATCGGTCGGATAGATGCTGTGGTCGCTGAACTGGATATATTCGGGAAGCTCGTCACCGCCCTGCTCCAGCTCGAAGATGAAGCGCACGCCGCGGTTGCCAGCCTCATAGGTCAGGATTTCATAGCCGTCGTAGGCATACTCGCCGGACATCGACTCGCCCCCTTCATGGAAGGTGACGGTGCTGCCATCGATCACGATGCGATCGACATCCGTCTCGTAGCCTGTCGCATAGTATTCCTTGTATTCCTCGGCAGTCTTCCCGTCGCTTTTCTCCGCCTTGTAGGCCATGACCGGATCGAGCGTGCCATCCTGGAGGTATGGATAAACCGACTGCCAGTCCCCTTCCCAATCGGAAAGCGGCCGGTCCTTCACCTGACTGTCCTCGAAATAGCCGGCATAGATGTCGCTGTCATGATCGTGACCGTGATCATGGCTGTGCCCGTGGTCATGGTCGTGATCATGTCCGTGGTCATGACTGTGCCCGTGATCATGGTCATGCTCACCGTGACCGTTTTCATGCGCCAGCGCCGCTTGACCGGCGGCCATCGCCAGCAAGCTGATGGCCAGGACACTCGCTCTCTTTGCATATGGCATGTCCATGATGCCCTCTCTTTCGTTATAGGTTGATCGTTATCGATTGATTTTTCTGTAGAACCCGGCAAAACAAAATACGTTATATCATAACAATAAGATTTTCTTCAACGAGCCTTGTCGATCCTGTGGAGAGACCTCGATCAGCCCTCCGCGGCGCATTGCGCCACGCCATCCGCCAACTGACGCAGGAGCCGAGGATAGAGATCCGCCCCGGGCGTCAGCCCAGTTCCCAGTGGATCGATCACGATGGATGTATCGACGCCGGTATCGTCGAACACGTTTTTCACCAGTTGGGGATTGAACTGCGGCTCGCTGAAGACACAGTCGACATTCAGCTCGCTCACCATGCTGCGAAGCTCATCGATGCGTGCCGGACTGGGGTCCGACGCATCCCCCAGGGAAATGGCCCCGGCGGCCGACAGGTCGAAGCGTTTCTCGAAATACTGGTAGGCATCGTGAAAGACGATGAAACGGGTACCGTGGGCGTCCGCGAGACGTTCCTCCAGCTCACCGATCAGCGTCTCGAGTTCTTCCTTGCCAAGGCGCGCATTCTCCCGGTAGGTATCCGCATGCTCAGGGTCGGCCTTGGCAAGCGATTGGGCGATCGCATCCAGCCACACCCGCGCATTTTCCGGATCGAGCCAGGCATGTGGATCAGTGCCATCATGGGTATGGGCATGATGAGCATCGTGGCCGTGGCCGTGGTCGTGGTCGTGGTCGTGGTCGTGGTCGTGGTCGTGGTCGTGACCATGATCGTGGCCATGCGAATGATTGTGAGCTTCGAAGGTGGCCCCCTGACGAAATGCCAGCGTCTGCGTGCCGGGCACATCCAGCAGGGCGACACTTTCGGCATCTCCGGCCAGGCTCTGCAGCGAGCCGCTCAACCAGGGCGTCAGCTCCTCGCCGATCCAGAACACCACATCGGCACTCTCGAGAGCGCTCGCTTCCGATGGCCGCATGGAATAACCATGCGGTGATGCACCCGGCTGAATCACCAGATCGGGAGACCCCAGATCTCCCATGACACGGTCGACGAGCGAATGGACCGGTGGAATGTCCACCGCCACATCGGGCACATCGGCAGCCGCGATGGCCGGGACTCCCAGCAGCGCCATCAAGCAATGGCGGGCACGAAATGTCATGACATCCTCCAGGAACAGGTGTGGTGCAAAGGAATTGAGCGACGAATATTTATGTTATAACATAACAATAAAGTCAAGCACGCCATCCCCGCATTGCCCGCATCGCATTATCCCGGCTGGTTGCCGGAAGAGGTTCCATGACACTGCTGAGCATCGAACATCTGGATGTCGACATCGATGGCCGCGCCATCCTCGACAACATCCATCTCGCTATCGAACGCGGCGAGATCGTCACCATCGTCGGCCCCAACGGCTCGGGCAAGACCACGCTTTTGAAAGCCATTATCGGCTCGCTGACACCGGCATGGGGCAAGCTACATCGTGCCCCCGGCCTGGTGATGGGGTATGTGCCGCAGCGCCTTCACCTCGACCCGACGCTGCCGATGACAGTGACCCGGTTCATGGGACTACCCCGGCGGCACGCCCCCGAGCGGATCGAACAGGCCCTGGAGAGGGCCGGCGCTGCAGGGCTGGGCAGGCTCCAGATGAGTTCACTGTCGGGCGGCCAGTTCCAGCGCATCCTGTTGGCCCGCGCCTTGCTCGAGTCTCCCGACCTGTTGATTCTCGACGAGGCGACCCAAGGGCTCGATCAGCGCGGCGTCGCCGACTTCTACCGGCAACTGGAGTCGGTGCGACGCGAACTCGACTGCGGCATTCTGATGGTCAGTCACGAGCTGCATGTGGTGATGCGGGCCTCGGATCGCGTCGTCTGCCTGAACAAGTCCATCTGCTGCGAAGGCACGCCGCAGCGCGTGGCCACCTCACCGGCCTACCAGGCCATGTTCGGGCATGACATCCAGGATGCCTTCGCCCTGTACCGGCATGACCACGCCCATCGGCAGGAAACGGCGGAGCTGGCCTCATGATATTCGACGACTTCCTGGTCCGTGCCGCCCTGGCCGGCATCGGCGTCGCCCTGGCCGCAGCCCCTCTCGGCTGCTTCGTGGTGTGGCGGCGCATGGCCTATTTCGGCGATGCCACTGCCCACGCCGCCGTTCTCGGCGTCGCCCTCTCGCTGGTCCTGTCGACCTCGATCCTTGCCGGCGTGCTGGCCACCTCACTGATCATGGCAACGATCGTCTCGACGCTCAGCGGCCGGGGCTATGCCATGGATACCCTGCTGGGCGTCATGGCACATTCGGCGCTGGCCCTCGGCCTGGTGGCGGTGTCCTTCGTCTCCGGGGTGCGGATCGACCTGATGGCCTACCTGTTCGGCGACATCCTCGCCGTCGGCAAGGCCGACCTGGCCGTCATCTGGGCCGGAGCGGCCCTCGTCCTGGGGCTGATGGGGTGGCGCTGGCCGAATCTGTTGACCGCCACGCTCAATACCGACCTCGCCTACGCCAGCGGCATCGACCCGAAACGCGAACAGCTTATCCTGACCCTGTCGCTCGCCGTGGTCGTGGCCGTGGCCTTGAAAGTCGTGGGGGTGCTGTTGATTGCCGCCTTGCTGATCATTCCGGCGGCCACGGCGCGTCCTTTCAGCCGCACGCCGGAGACCATGGCACTGCTGGCCGCCGCCTTCGGAGCGAGCGCCACCACCGGCGGGCTGCAGGCCGCATTCTGGCTGGACACACCGACCGGCCCGACCATCGTCAGCCTGGCGGCGATGCTGTTCGCCCTTTCCAGTCTGGCCGGACGCCTGAAGACCCGCATCATGAAGACGGTGGGGCAGTAAGTGGTCCTTCAGTGCTCTAAGGAAATGCTGAATAAATAGCCGAGCATAGTGAAGCGCAAGGCGCCCGGAGCACAGAAAGCGAGACATAACAATAGGTTAGGCGAGCTTTCGAGCACCGCGTAACGCAGCGATTTGCATGCACAGGCATTTATACAGTGTTTCCCTAAAGGCGCATCTCGATACCCCGCTCGGCCATATACCGCTTGGCCTCGGGAATGCTGTATTCCCCGAAGTGGAAGATGCTGGCGGCCAGTACCGCATCGGCTCCGCCGTCCTTGACGCCTTCCACCAGGTGGTCGAGGTTGCCGACGCCGCCGGAGGCGATAACCGGCACGCTGACCGCATCGCTGATCGCTCGGGTCACGCCGAGGTCGAAGCCCTGCTTGGTGCCGTCGCGGTCCATGCTGGTCAGCAGCAGCTCGCCGGCCCCCAGTTCCACCATCTTCTGTGCCCACTCCACGGCGTCCAGGCCAGTGGACCGGCGGCCGCCATGGGTGAAGATCTCCCAACGCGGCGTCTCGTTGTCGCCGGAGAC contains these protein-coding regions:
- the thpD gene encoding ectoine hydroxylase; translated protein: MSVQTSSNRPLPQANLHIATETPEADSRIRSAPRPGQDPYPTRLSEPLDLPWLNRREPVVKGEEADGPLSAAQLDTFERQGFIFEPDFLKGEELEALRHELNALLARDDFRGRDFAITEPQGNEIRSLFAVHYLSRVFSRLANDERLMGRARQILGGEPYVHQSRINYKPGFEGKGFNWHSDFETWHAEDGMPAMHAVSASIVLTDNHTFNGPLMLVPGSHRVFVPCLGETPEDHHRQSLKTQEFGVPSRQALRELIDRHGIEAPTGAAGGLLLFDCNTLHGSNANMSPDPRSNAFFVYNRRDNRCVEPYAASKRRPRFLAHEPDEAWSPDG
- a CDS encoding metal-binding protein ZinT: MDMPYAKRASVLAISLLAMAAGQAALAHENGHGEHDHDHGHSHDHGHDHDHDHGHSHDHGHDHDSDIYAGYFEDSQVKDRPLSDWEGDWQSVYPYLQDGTLDPVMAYKAEKSDGKTAEEYKEYYATGYETDVDRIVIDGSTVTFHEGGESMSGEYAYDGYEILTYEAGNRGVRFIFELEQGGDELPEYIQFSDHSIYPTDADHYHLYWGDDREALLEEVTNWPTYYPSSLSGDEIVREMKAH
- a CDS encoding zinc ABC transporter substrate-binding protein — encoded protein: MTFRARHCLMALLGVPAIAAADVPDVAVDIPPVHSLVDRVMGDLGSPDLVIQPGASPHGYSMRPSEASALESADVVFWIGEELTPWLSGSLQSLAGDAESVALLDVPGTQTLAFRQGATFEAHNHSHGHDHGHDHDHDHDHDHDHDHGHGHDAHHAHTHDGTDPHAWLDPENARVWLDAIAQSLAKADPEHADTYRENARLGKEELETLIGELEERLADAHGTRFIVFHDAYQYFEKRFDLSAAGAISLGDASDPSPARIDELRSMVSELNVDCVFSEPQFNPQLVKNVFDDTGVDTSIVIDPLGTGLTPGADLYPRLLRQLADGVAQCAAEG
- a CDS encoding metal ABC transporter ATP-binding protein, which produces MTLLSIEHLDVDIDGRAILDNIHLAIERGEIVTIVGPNGSGKTTLLKAIIGSLTPAWGKLHRAPGLVMGYVPQRLHLDPTLPMTVTRFMGLPRRHAPERIEQALERAGAAGLGRLQMSSLSGGQFQRILLARALLESPDLLILDEATQGLDQRGVADFYRQLESVRRELDCGILMVSHELHVVMRASDRVVCLNKSICCEGTPQRVATSPAYQAMFGHDIQDAFALYRHDHAHRQETAELAS
- a CDS encoding metal ABC transporter permease, which gives rise to MIFDDFLVRAALAGIGVALAAAPLGCFVVWRRMAYFGDATAHAAVLGVALSLVLSTSILAGVLATSLIMATIVSTLSGRGYAMDTLLGVMAHSALALGLVAVSFVSGVRIDLMAYLFGDILAVGKADLAVIWAGAALVLGLMGWRWPNLLTATLNTDLAYASGIDPKREQLILTLSLAVVVAVALKVVGVLLIAALLIIPAATARPFSRTPETMALLAAAFGASATTGGLQAAFWLDTPTGPTIVSLAAMLFALSSLAGRLKTRIMKTVGQ